The Ochrobactrum sp. BTU1 genome includes a region encoding these proteins:
- a CDS encoding ferritin-like domain-containing protein, with the protein MARTKERNLEDLFYDTLKDIYYAERKILKTLPKMARAAADEKLKLAFEKHREQTETHVERLQQVFEILGKRAQGKTCDAIEGIIAEGEEIMEEFSDSPALDAGLISSAQAVEHYEITRYGTLKRWAETLGYKDAAKLLDATLQEEGQTDKDLTGLAETSANRTAQAA; encoded by the coding sequence ATGGCCAGAACGAAAGAACGTAATCTTGAAGATCTCTTCTATGATACGCTCAAAGACATCTATTACGCAGAAAGAAAAATCCTGAAGACGCTTCCTAAGATGGCACGCGCTGCTGCAGACGAAAAATTGAAACTTGCTTTTGAGAAGCACCGCGAGCAAACGGAAACGCATGTCGAACGCTTACAGCAAGTGTTCGAGATTCTTGGCAAACGCGCGCAGGGTAAGACTTGTGATGCGATTGAAGGGATCATCGCAGAAGGTGAGGAAATCATGGAGGAGTTCTCCGATAGTCCTGCGCTGGACGCGGGCCTTATTTCTTCAGCTCAGGCGGTGGAGCACTATGAGATTACTCGTTATGGCACCCTGAAGCGCTGGGCAGAGACTTTGGGCTACAAGGATGCGGCGAAGCTGCTTGATGCCACTTTGCAGGAGGAAGGTCAGACCGATAAGGATCTGACGGGTCTTGCTGAGACTTCGGCCAATAGGACTGCCCAAGCTGCATAA